In the genome of Desulfuromonas sp. DDH964, one region contains:
- a CDS encoding homoserine dehydrogenase, whose translation MKQIRVGLLGFGTIGTGVVKVFQENAQLLRERLGAELTLARIADLDIKTDRGVKVDAGLLTTNAEALLTAPDIDVVVELIGGYEPARSFVLKAIANGKHVVTANKALLALHGEEIFAAAAAKGVEVMFEAAVGGGIPVISAIKENLCANRFRSIFGILNGTCNYILTRMTNDGAEFSDVLADAQAKGYAEADPTFDIEGVDTAHKLALLISLCFGTKVAFADIYTEGISEISALDIQFARQFGYKIKLLAIGKQDNGQIEARVQPTMIPLNYPLADVDGVFNAVRLSGDFVGPVMLYGRGAGMEATASAVMGDVMAIARNLRSGGIARTPALGCCPEFVTEIPVKPMADIVSQYYLRFGALDKPGVLGQVASILGRYNISITSMIQPERQIGGAVPIVLLTHEAREDDILGALKEIDRLPLMSQPSRFIRIESELD comes from the coding sequence ATGAAACAAATAAGGGTTGGCCTGCTCGGATTCGGCACTATTGGCACCGGCGTCGTCAAGGTGTTTCAGGAAAATGCTCAACTCCTGCGCGAACGGCTTGGGGCCGAACTGACCCTGGCCCGTATAGCCGATCTCGATATAAAGACCGATCGTGGCGTCAAGGTCGATGCCGGTCTGCTGACGACCAATGCCGAAGCCCTGCTGACGGCACCCGACATCGATGTTGTCGTCGAACTGATCGGTGGCTATGAGCCGGCCCGGAGTTTTGTTCTCAAGGCGATCGCCAATGGCAAGCATGTTGTTACCGCGAACAAGGCCCTTCTCGCCCTGCACGGGGAAGAAATCTTCGCCGCGGCCGCTGCCAAGGGTGTCGAAGTAATGTTCGAGGCCGCCGTTGGGGGAGGGATCCCGGTCATATCGGCGATCAAGGAAAACCTCTGCGCCAATCGATTCCGCAGCATCTTTGGTATCCTCAACGGCACCTGCAACTACATCCTGACGCGAATGACCAATGACGGGGCCGAATTTTCCGATGTTCTTGCCGATGCCCAGGCCAAGGGCTACGCCGAAGCAGACCCGACCTTCGATATCGAAGGGGTCGATACCGCCCATAAACTGGCGTTGCTGATCTCCCTCTGTTTCGGCACCAAGGTTGCGTTTGCCGACATCTATACCGAAGGGATCAGCGAAATTTCGGCTCTGGATATCCAGTTCGCACGTCAATTCGGCTACAAGATCAAATTACTGGCAATCGGCAAACAGGATAACGGCCAGATTGAGGCCCGGGTCCAGCCGACGATGATTCCGCTCAACTATCCCCTGGCCGATGTCGATGGGGTCTTCAACGCGGTTCGCCTTTCCGGGGATTTCGTTGGCCCGGTAATGCTCTACGGTCGCGGTGCCGGGATGGAGGCAACCGCAAGTGCGGTGATGGGCGATGTCATGGCGATTGCTCGCAACCTGCGCTCCGGTGGCATAGCAAGGACGCCAGCGCTCGGTTGCTGCCCCGAGTTCGTGACTGAAATTCCGGTCAAGCCGATGGCCGATATTGTCAGCCAGTATTATCTGCGGTTCGGGGCGCTCGACAAACCTGGGGTTCTCGGCCAGGTCGCCAGCATTCTTGGGCGCTACAACATCAGCATCACCTCGATGATTCAGCCTGAGCGGCAGATTGGGGGGGCCGTTCCCATCGTTCTGCTGACCCACGAGGCGCGCGAGGACGATATCCTGGGAGCGCTCAAGGAGATCGACCGCCTACCGCTCATGTCGCAACCGAGCCGCTTTATCCGGATCGAGAGTGAACTCGACTAA